In the Danio rerio strain Tuebingen ecotype United States chromosome 8, GRCz12tu, whole genome shotgun sequence genome, one interval contains:
- the LOC100536964 gene encoding DWNN domain-containing protein isoform 1 (isoform 1 is encoded by transcript variant 1) yields MSCVHYRFQSRLTYDSLQFEGLNISAGELKRQIMRSKRLKFCQLKISNAQTDEEYTDDALIPKNTSVIIRRIPAAGLKSSNRRFVGHQAGRWREPSPRADPSLLSLEQLLKGSRSAPHKRIRKSTGIPRSFLLEVDDPDRKGVMIDGSGRYVIPIIDAEAYAAEKRKRPSFSCQTEPLPSSSSAGAASSVRDAGGKRSRSPSSPETRGDQKRPRR; encoded by the exons atgtcttgtgttcactacaggttccagagtcgactcacctacgactcgctccagtttgaaggcctcaacatcagcgcgggggagctgaagcggcagatcatgaggagcaagaggctgaagttctgccagctgaagatcagcaacgcccagactgatgaag aatacacagatgatgctctcatccctaaaaacacgtcggtcatcatcagacggatccctgcggcgggactgaagtcctcaaacagaagatttgttgg acatcaagctggacgctggcgtgaaccttcacctagagctgatccttcactcctctcactggagcagttgttgaag ggcagccgctccgcgccgcacaagcgcatccggaagagcacagggattccccgcagcttcctgttggaggtggacgacccagaccgaaagggagtcatgatagacggcagcggccgatacgtcattcccatcatagacgc tgaggcctatgctgctgagaagagaaagaggccgtccttctcctgccagaccgagcctttgccctcctcgtcctcagcaggtgcggcatcttcggtccgggacgccggagggaaacggtcccgctccccatcttcaccagagacgcgcggcgaccagaagagaccacgtcgctga
- the LOC100536964 gene encoding DWNN domain-containing protein isoform X2: MYQSSLCYYSSSEAMRLLGIPGHHIRHCPTNVGSRSAPHKRIRKSTGIPRSFLLEVDDPDRKGVMIDGSGRYVIPIIDAEAYAAEKRKRPSFSCQTEPLPSSSSAGAASSVRDAGGKRSRSPSSPETRGDQKRPRR, from the exons atgtaccagtccagcctgtgctactactccagcag tgaggccatgaggctgcttgggatcccgggacaccacattaggcactgccccactaatgtg ggcagccgctccgcgccgcacaagcgcatccggaagagcacagggattccccgcagcttcctgttggaggtggacgacccagaccgaaagggagtcatgatagacggcagcggccgatacgtcattcccatcatagacgc tgaggcctatgctgctgagaagagaaagaggccgtccttctcctgccagaccgagcctttgccctcctcgtcctcagcaggtgcggcatcttcggtccgggacgccggagggaaacggtcccgctccccatcttcaccagagacgcgcggcgaccagaagagaccacgtcgctga
- the LOC100536005 gene encoding DWNN domain-containing protein has translation MSCVHYRFQSRLTYDSLQFEGLNISAGELKRQIMRSKRLKFCQLKISNAQTDEEYTDDALISKNTSVIIRRIPAAGLKSSNRRFVGHQAGRWREPSPRADPSLLSLEQLLKTENLAEAKASEEDKLKAVMYQSSLCYYSSRAAAPRRTSASGRAQGFPAASCWRWTTQTERES, from the exons atgtcttgtgttcactacaggttccagagtcgactcacctacgactcgctccagtttgaaggcctcaacatcagcgcgggggagctgaagcggcagatcatgaggagcaagaggctgaagttctgccagctgaagatcagcaacgcccagactgatgaag aatacacagatgatgctctcatctctaaaaacacgtcggtcatcatcagacggatccctgcggcgggactgaagtcctcaaacagaagatttgttgg acatcaagctggacgctggcgtgaaccttcacctagagctgatccttcactcctctcactggagcagttgttgaag actgagaatctggctgaggcaaaggcgtcagaggaggacaagctgaaagcggtgatgtaccagtccagcctgtgctactactccagcag ggcagccgctccgcgccgcacaagcgcatccggaagagcacagggattccccgcagcttcctgttggaggtggacgacccagaccgaaagggagtcatga
- the LOC141375715 gene encoding E3 ubiquitin-protein ligase RBBP6-like isoform X1, with protein MSCVHYRFQSRLTYDSLQFEGLNISAGELKRQIMRSKRLKFCQLKISNAQTDEEYTDDALIPKNTSVIIRRIPAAGLKSSNRRFVGHQAGRWREPSPRADPSLLSLEQLLKTENLAEAKASEEDKLKAVMYQSSLCYYSSSEAMRLLGIPGHHIRHCPTNVGSRSAPHKRIRKSTGIPRSFLLEVDDPDRKGVMIDGSGRYVIPIIDAEAYAAEKRKRPSFSCQTEPLPSSSSAGAASSVRDAGGKRSRSPSSPETRGDQKRPRR; from the exons atgtcttgtgttcactacaggttccagagtcgactcacctacgactcgctccagtttgaaggcctcaacatcagcgcgggggagctgaaacggcagatcatgaggagcaagaggctgaagttctgccagctgaagatcagcaacgcccagactgatgaag aatacacagatgatgctctcatccctaaaaacacgtcggtcatcatcagacggatccctgcggcgggactgaagtcctcaaacagaagatttgttgg acatcaagctggacgctggcgtgaaccttcacctagagctgatccttcactcctctcactggagcagttgttgaag actgagaatctggctgaggcaaaggcgtcagaggaggacaagctgaaagcggtgatgtaccagtccagcctgtgctactactccagcag tgaggccatgaggctgcttgggatcccgggacaccacattaggcactgccccactaatgtg ggcagccgctccgcgccgcacaagcgcatccggaagagcacagggattccccgcagcttcctgttggaggtggacgacccagaccgaaagggagtcatgatagacggcagcggccgatacgtcattcccatcatagacgc tgaggcctatgctgctgagaagagaaagaggccgtccttctcctgccagaccgagcctttgccctcctcgtcctcagcaggtgcggcatcttcggtccgggacgccggagggaaacggtcccgctccccatcttcaccagagacgcgcggcgaccagaagagaccacgtcgctga
- the LOC141375715 gene encoding E3 ubiquitin-protein ligase RBBP6-like isoform X2 produces the protein MSCVHYRFQSRLTYDSLQFEGLNISAGELKRQIMRSKRLKFCQLKISNAQTDEEYTDDALIPKNTSVIIRRIPAAGLKSSNRRFVGHQAGRWREPSPRADPSLLSLEQLLKTENLAEAKASEEDKLKAVMYQSSLCYYSSRAAAPRRTSASGRAQGFPAASCWRWTTQTERES, from the exons atgtcttgtgttcactacaggttccagagtcgactcacctacgactcgctccagtttgaaggcctcaacatcagcgcgggggagctgaaacggcagatcatgaggagcaagaggctgaagttctgccagctgaagatcagcaacgcccagactgatgaag aatacacagatgatgctctcatccctaaaaacacgtcggtcatcatcagacggatccctgcggcgggactgaagtcctcaaacagaagatttgttgg acatcaagctggacgctggcgtgaaccttcacctagagctgatccttcactcctctcactggagcagttgttgaag actgagaatctggctgaggcaaaggcgtcagaggaggacaagctgaaagcggtgatgtaccagtccagcctgtgctactactccagcag ggcagccgctccgcgccgcacaagcgcatccggaagagcacagggattccccgcagcttcctgttggaggtggacgacccagaccgaaagggagtcatga
- the LOC100536964 gene encoding DWNN domain-containing protein isoform X1 produces MSCVHYRFQSRLTYDSLQFEGLNISAGELKRQIMRSKRLKFCQLKISNAQTDEEYTDDALIPKNTSVIIRRIPAAGLKSSNRRFVGHQAGRWREPSPRADPSLLSLEQLLKTENLAEAKASEEDKLKAVMYQSSLCYYSSSEAMRLLGIPGHHIRHCPTNVGSRSAPHKRIRKSTGIPRSFLLEVDDPDRKGVMIDGSGRYVIPIIDAEAYAAEKRKRPSFSCQTEPLPSSSSAGAASSVRDAGGKRSRSPSSPETRGDQKRPRR; encoded by the exons atgtcttgtgttcactacaggttccagagtcgactcacctacgactcgctccagtttgaaggcctcaacatcagcgcgggggagctgaagcggcagatcatgaggagcaagaggctgaagttctgccagctgaagatcagcaacgcccagactgatgaag aatacacagatgatgctctcatccctaaaaacacgtcggtcatcatcagacggatccctgcggcgggactgaagtcctcaaacagaagatttgttgg acatcaagctggacgctggcgtgaaccttcacctagagctgatccttcactcctctcactggagcagttgttgaag actgagaatctggctgaggcaaaggcgtcagaggaggacaagctgaaagcggtgatgtaccagtccagcctgtgctactactccagcag tgaggccatgaggctgcttgggatcccgggacaccacattaggcactgccccactaatgtg ggcagccgctccgcgccgcacaagcgcatccggaagagcacagggattccccgcagcttcctgttggaggtggacgacccagaccgaaagggagtcatgatagacggcagcggccgatacgtcattcccatcatagacgc tgaggcctatgctgctgagaagagaaagaggccgtccttctcctgccagaccgagcctttgccctcctcgtcctcagcaggtgcggcatcttcggtccgggacgccggagggaaacggtcccgctccccatcttcaccagagacgcgcggcgaccagaagagaccacgtcgctga
- the LOC100536005 gene encoding DWNN domain-containing protein isoform X1, producing the protein MSCVHYRFQSRLTYDSLQFEGLNISAGELKRQIMRSKRLKFCQLKISNAQTDEEYTDDALISKNTSVIIRRIPAAGLKSSNRRFVGHQAGRWREPSPRADPSLLSLEQLLKTENLAEAKASEEDKLKAVMYQSSLCYYSSR; encoded by the exons atgtcttgtgttcactacaggttccagagtcgactcacctacgactcgctccagtttgaaggcctcaacatcagcgcgggggagctgaagcggcagatcatgaggagcaagaggctgaagttctgccagctgaagatcagcaacgcccagactgatgaag aatacacagatgatgctctcatctctaaaaacacgtcggtcatcatcagacggatccctgcggcgggactgaagtcctcaaacagaagatttgttgg acatcaagctggacgctggcgtgaaccttcacctagagctgatccttcactcctctcactggagcagttgttgaag actgagaatctggctgaggcaaaggcgtcagaggaggacaagctgaaagcggtgatgtaccagtccagcctgtgctactactccagcaggtga
- the LOC100536964 gene encoding DWNN domain-containing protein isoform 2 (isoform 2 is encoded by transcript variant 2) → MSCVHYRFQSRLTYDSLQFEGLNISAGELKRQIMRSKRLKFCQLKISNAQTDEEYTDDALIPKNTSVIIRRIPAAGLKSSNRRFVGHQAGRWREPSPRADPSLLSLEQLLKTENLAEAKASEEDKLKAVMYQSSLCYYSSRAAAPRRTSASGRAQGFPAASCWRWTTQTERES, encoded by the exons atgtcttgtgttcactacaggttccagagtcgactcacctacgactcgctccagtttgaaggcctcaacatcagcgcgggggagctgaagcggcagatcatgaggagcaagaggctgaagttctgccagctgaagatcagcaacgcccagactgatgaag aatacacagatgatgctctcatccctaaaaacacgtcggtcatcatcagacggatccctgcggcgggactgaagtcctcaaacagaagatttgttgg acatcaagctggacgctggcgtgaaccttcacctagagctgatccttcactcctctcactggagcagttgttgaag actgagaatctggctgaggcaaaggcgtcagaggaggacaagctgaaagcggtgatgtaccagtccagcctgtgctactactccagcag ggcagccgctccgcgccgcacaagcgcatccggaagagcacagggattccccgcagcttcctgttggaggtggacgacccagaccgaaagggagtcatga